The Saprospiraceae bacterium genome includes a window with the following:
- a CDS encoding site-specific integrase — protein sequence MKKLELLKVTFILRSDKKDTGASPVLMQIYLNGRRAYIGTGYKANFSEWDSENGKYRGNSAKFLTMNEYMDRLKMDVIRMYNEMKSQNLDVTVDDLRRKLKGEEEKQSKTLLEVCEVYNEKYSSLVGIEIEKDTFRRYGAFKTKIGAFIRYSFKSKDILLTDLKYSFAIEFEHYLKTEAKLHQNTLVKYMQYLIRVVDFAVKYEWVEKNILAGHKCSVKETKREYLTGAELQRLIEKEITLPRLSEVRDCFVFCCYTGYAYKDATQLTPEHIGTGINGKNWIYKSRQKNDNVSNVPLLEPALEIIDKYKDHPICISKNRLLPMKSNQKLNAYLKEIADICEIKKPLTTHIARHTFATTVLLANGVSMEATSKMLGHSSIKTTQIYGKIVESRVGAEMDQLSEKLFASKKDDIKKTDIKKAK from the coding sequence ATGAAAAAGTTAGAACTTCTTAAAGTGACTTTTATCCTGAGATCGGATAAAAAAGATACCGGTGCGTCACCGGTGCTTATGCAGATTTACCTGAATGGTAGGCGAGCTTATATTGGTACCGGATACAAGGCCAATTTTTCTGAATGGGATTCAGAAAATGGAAAGTACAGGGGGAATAGTGCAAAATTCTTGACCATGAATGAATACATGGACAGGCTAAAAATGGATGTCATCCGGATGTATAACGAAATGAAATCACAAAATCTGGATGTGACAGTTGATGACTTAAGACGAAAGTTGAAAGGTGAAGAAGAAAAGCAATCCAAAACATTGCTTGAAGTTTGTGAAGTATACAATGAAAAGTATTCTTCACTTGTCGGAATAGAAATTGAAAAAGATACCTTCAGGAGGTATGGCGCTTTCAAAACTAAGATTGGAGCCTTTATTAGGTATAGTTTTAAATCAAAAGATATCCTTCTTACGGATTTGAAATATTCTTTTGCAATTGAGTTTGAGCATTATTTGAAAACTGAAGCGAAGCTACATCAAAATACTTTAGTTAAATACATGCAATATCTGATCCGTGTAGTTGACTTTGCAGTAAAGTATGAATGGGTTGAAAAAAATATTTTAGCCGGGCATAAATGTTCAGTAAAAGAAACTAAGAGAGAATATTTGACTGGGGCAGAGTTGCAAAGACTCATTGAAAAAGAGATTACATTACCAAGATTAAGTGAAGTACGAGATTGTTTTGTATTTTGCTGCTACACAGGGTATGCCTATAAAGATGCCACTCAACTGACTCCTGAACATATAGGGACCGGCATCAATGGAAAAAATTGGATTTATAAATCAAGACAGAAAAATGACAACGTTAGTAACGTGCCACTCCTGGAGCCTGCACTGGAGATCATAGATAAATATAAAGATCATCCTATTTGCATAAGTAAAAACAGATTGTTACCTATGAAGAGCAATCAGAAGCTTAACGCGTACTTGAAGGAAATTGCCGATATTTGCGAAATTAAAAAACCACTAACCACCCACATTGCAAGACACACGTTTGCGACTACAGTACTATTGGCCAATGGCGTGAGTATGGAAGCCACGAGTAAGATGTTAGGGCATAGTAGCATTAAGACCACCCAGATTTATGGCAAGATTGTAGAGAGTAGAGTAGGAGCGGAGATGGACCAGCTTAGCGAAAAACTGTTCGCATCGAAAAAGGACGATATTAAAAAGACGGATATCAAAAAGGCAAAATAG
- a CDS encoding acetyl-CoA carboxylase carboxyltransferase subunit alpha, giving the protein MVFLDFEKPLENLYEQLDKLKQVGDEGIIDMTESIKELEKKIQNLKKDIYANLTGWQRVQLSRHPERPYTLYYIDQMCKRFTELHGDRYCKDDKAIVGGIAKLDNQSVVILGHQKGINTKMRQYRNFGMANPDGYRKALRLMKLAERFNMPVICLIDTPGAFPGLEAEERGQAEAIARNLFEMAQLKVPILCYIIGEGASGGALGIGLGDRVCMLENTWYTVISPESCSSILWRSWDHKEEAAEALKLTPEHMLDFKLIDDIIKEPLGGAHTDPEKMAKTLKSHIKSALAELLPMDPDQRITMRIEKYSQMGRVTTTDD; this is encoded by the coding sequence ATGGTATTTCTAGATTTTGAAAAGCCACTTGAAAACCTTTATGAACAGCTTGATAAACTCAAACAAGTGGGTGATGAAGGCATTATTGATATGACCGAAAGTATCAAAGAACTTGAAAAAAAGATTCAAAATTTAAAAAAAGATATTTATGCCAATCTGACAGGATGGCAAAGGGTACAGCTTTCCAGGCATCCGGAGAGACCTTATACTTTGTATTATATAGATCAGATGTGCAAAAGATTTACTGAGTTGCACGGTGACAGATATTGCAAAGATGATAAAGCTATAGTCGGAGGAATTGCCAAACTTGACAATCAGAGTGTCGTCATACTCGGACATCAGAAAGGAATCAACACTAAAATGCGCCAATACCGCAACTTTGGAATGGCAAATCCTGATGGATATCGTAAGGCGCTTCGTCTCATGAAATTGGCGGAAAGGTTCAATATGCCTGTAATATGCCTTATCGACACTCCCGGGGCTTTTCCCGGACTCGAAGCTGAAGAACGCGGTCAGGCAGAAGCTATTGCACGTAATCTTTTTGAAATGGCCCAACTCAAGGTGCCTATTTTGTGCTACATCATCGGTGAAGGCGCTTCAGGTGGTGCATTGGGCATCGGCCTTGGGGACAGGGTGTGCATGCTTGAAAATACTTGGTATACAGTGATATCTCCCGAATCATGTTCTTCCATACTATGGAGAAGTTGGGACCACAAAGAAGAAGCGGCAGAAGCTTTGAAGTTAACCCCTGAGCACATGCTTGATTTCAAACTTATCGACGATATCATAAAGGAACCTCTCGGAGGTGCCCATACTGATCCGGAGAAAATGGCAAAAACGCTTAAATCTCATATTAAATCGGCCTTGGCAGAATTACTTCCAATGGATCCTGATCAACGAATTACTATGAGAATCGAAAAATATTCTCAGATGGGTAGAGTCACTACCACCGATGATTAA
- a CDS encoding 4-hydroxy-tetrahydrodipicolinate synthase, with translation MKDQRFIGTGVAIITPFRNNEIDFPAFERIINYVINGGVNYIVALGSTGETATLNEDEARSVLDFCIEKIDNRVPLVAGNFGWNDTKELVKKIKEYNFNGIDAILSSSPAYVKPSQEGIFRHYAAVADVCPKPVILYNVPGRTRSNMEWETTVRLAEYSKTFVGIKEASGDLIQTTRIIKNKPDHFIVTSGDDEVALPMTAVGGDGVISVMANALPKAFSQMINFALDQDYYAARELNFKTYDLHKWLYIEGNPVGIKSAMEILGYGTNEVRLPLAPLSEINYAKLKDELVKIVNSIDIGQ, from the coding sequence ATGAAGGATCAACGGTTTATAGGCACAGGTGTAGCCATCATCACACCATTCAGAAACAACGAAATAGACTTTCCGGCCTTTGAACGGATCATCAATTATGTTATCAATGGTGGTGTAAATTATATAGTTGCCCTTGGGTCCACTGGTGAAACTGCCACCCTCAATGAAGATGAAGCAAGAAGTGTTCTTGACTTTTGTATTGAAAAAATTGACAATCGAGTGCCACTTGTTGCAGGAAATTTCGGGTGGAATGATACCAAAGAGTTGGTAAAAAAGATCAAAGAATATAATTTTAACGGTATTGACGCTATACTTTCATCCAGTCCAGCTTACGTCAAACCATCTCAGGAAGGTATATTCAGACATTACGCTGCTGTAGCGGATGTGTGCCCTAAACCTGTGATTTTGTATAATGTACCTGGAAGGACCAGATCAAATATGGAGTGGGAGACCACTGTCAGACTGGCAGAGTACAGCAAAACATTTGTCGGGATCAAAGAAGCTTCCGGAGACCTCATCCAAACCACAAGAATCATAAAAAACAAACCAGATCATTTTATTGTCACATCAGGAGACGACGAGGTGGCACTTCCTATGACTGCTGTTGGTGGCGACGGTGTCATTTCTGTGATGGCCAATGCTTTACCCAAGGCATTCAGCCAAATGATCAATTTTGCGCTCGATCAGGATTATTATGCAGCACGGGAATTAAATTTCAAAACTTATGACTTGCACAAATGGCTGTATATAGAAGGTAATCCTGTAGGTATCAAGTCCGCTATGGAAATCCTGGGGTATGGTACCAATGAAGTCAGACTACCTCTTGCACCTCTATCTGAAATCAACTATGCCAAACTTAAGGACGAATTAGTAAAAATTGTAAACTCCATTGATATTGGACAATAA
- a CDS encoding calcium/sodium antiporter, which translates to MLNFIILAASLAAIIYGANFLVDGASSLAKKYNIPNIVIGLTIVAFGTSSPELAVSAYSAYTGNAEIAIGNVVGSNIVNILLILGITATIFPLTILKNTVLKEIPLSLLAAIVLYLMINDIRFSGHQKDVISLADGIILLGFMTIFMYYMLHLAKSSGEDEDLEIQKMTVAKSVIYIVFGLILLVGGGKFFVDAAVGIAEGFGMSKAIIGLTIVAIGTSLPELATSVVAALKRNSDIAVGNIVGSNIFNIFFILGTSAIISPLPKGNITDFDLLACIFASVLLLMSAYTMERHKVTRVEGIIFIFCYVAYIGYQISVAL; encoded by the coding sequence ATGCTGAATTTTATCATCCTTGCTGCGAGTCTGGCAGCTATCATATACGGGGCTAATTTTCTTGTTGATGGAGCTTCTTCTCTGGCTAAAAAATATAATATTCCCAATATTGTCATTGGATTGACTATTGTCGCCTTTGGCACATCATCACCTGAGTTGGCTGTAAGTGCTTATTCTGCCTATACAGGAAATGCAGAAATTGCTATAGGTAACGTTGTAGGTAGTAATATTGTAAACATTCTTTTGATCTTGGGCATTACAGCAACAATTTTCCCATTAACTATATTGAAAAATACGGTGTTGAAAGAGATTCCCCTGAGCCTTTTAGCAGCCATTGTGCTATACTTGATGATCAATGATATCAGATTTTCCGGACATCAAAAAGATGTTATTTCTTTGGCTGATGGTATTATTTTGTTGGGTTTTATGACCATATTTATGTATTATATGCTTCACCTTGCAAAGAGTAGCGGAGAAGATGAAGACCTTGAAATACAAAAAATGACGGTTGCAAAGTCAGTCATTTATATTGTTTTCGGTTTGATATTGTTGGTGGGCGGAGGTAAGTTTTTTGTAGATGCAGCCGTTGGCATTGCAGAAGGATTCGGGATGAGCAAGGCGATCATTGGGCTTACAATCGTAGCTATTGGCACTTCATTGCCTGAACTTGCTACCAGCGTGGTGGCAGCTTTGAAGCGAAATTCAGACATAGCAGTGGGTAATATTGTAGGTAGTAATATATTTAATATATTTTTTATTTTGGGCACAAGTGCGATTATCTCTCCGTTGCCCAAAGGAAATATCACCGATTTTGATTTGCTGGCTTGTATTTTTGCCAGCGTTTTGCTTCTGATGTCAGCTTACACCATGGAACGTCACAAAGTTACAAGAGTAGAAGGGATTATTTTTATTTTTTGCTATGTAGCTTACATCGGATATCAGATAAGTGTAGCGTTATGA
- a CDS encoding adenylate kinase: MLNLILFGPPGSGKGTQAENLIEKYGLLHISTGDLFRSEIGKKTPLGIKAQEYMSRGELVPDEITIGMLQNKVNASPDVSGIIFDGFPRTISQARALDEFLSDRGTTVTILVSLDVPDDELVKRILLRGKTSGRNDDNDETIIRNRIKVYEEETAPIFNYYAEYGKSIKVRGVGSVDSIFENIASHIDTLC, encoded by the coding sequence ATGTTAAATTTAATTTTATTTGGCCCTCCGGGTTCAGGTAAAGGAACTCAAGCTGAAAATTTGATAGAAAAATATGGATTATTGCATATTTCTACGGGAGATTTATTCAGGAGTGAGATAGGTAAGAAAACACCTTTGGGTATAAAGGCTCAGGAATATATGTCAAGAGGAGAGTTGGTACCCGATGAAATTACCATTGGAATGCTCCAAAACAAGGTAAATGCCAGTCCTGATGTAAGTGGAATTATTTTTGATGGATTTCCGCGTACTATTTCACAAGCTCGTGCTCTGGATGAATTTTTATCAGACAGAGGAACCACAGTCACCATACTGGTATCACTTGATGTACCTGATGATGAGCTCGTAAAAAGAATCCTGCTCAGAGGAAAAACTTCAGGCAGAAATGACGATAATGATGAAACCATCATCAGGAACAGAATAAAAGTATATGAAGAAGAAACTGCCCCCATTTTTAATTATTACGCTGAATATGGAAAATCCATAAAAGTAAGAGGTGTGGGTTCCGTTGACTCGATATTTGAAAATATAGCATCTCATATAGATACTTTGTGCTGA
- the obgE gene encoding GTPase ObgE — protein sequence MAEQNFVDYVKICCRSGAGGAGSSHFYRDKLNSMGGPDGGDGGRGGHIILKGNSNVWTLLALKYQKHVIATPGVNGSGNNSTGADGKDIILEVPLGTVARDFETGKIDFEITTHNETKILARGGRGGMGNANFKSSTRQTPDYAQPGESGTEVWKVLELKVLADVGLVGFPNAGKSSLLASITAAKPEIANYPFTTLVPNLGIVKYRDHRSFVMADIPGIIENAHLGKGLGLRFLRHIERNAVLLFMVPIDTEDISKEYHILLNELKMYNPDLVDKPKILAITKCDITDEEYLELIRPEIMVDIPFCFISSVSQKGLTELKDALWKMMNE from the coding sequence GTGGCAGAACAAAATTTTGTAGATTACGTAAAAATTTGCTGCAGATCAGGAGCTGGCGGTGCTGGTTCTTCTCATTTTTACAGGGACAAGCTCAATAGTATGGGTGGTCCTGATGGTGGTGACGGTGGACGTGGAGGACACATCATCCTGAAAGGCAACTCCAATGTCTGGACACTGCTTGCATTAAAATACCAAAAACACGTCATCGCTACACCCGGTGTCAATGGCTCAGGTAACAATAGTACAGGTGCTGATGGAAAAGACATCATTCTGGAAGTACCTCTTGGCACCGTAGCCAGAGACTTTGAAACAGGTAAGATTGACTTCGAAATAACTACCCACAATGAAACCAAGATACTTGCTCGTGGCGGCCGCGGGGGCATGGGAAATGCCAACTTCAAGTCTTCTACCAGACAAACTCCGGACTACGCTCAACCGGGAGAATCAGGTACAGAAGTCTGGAAAGTCCTTGAACTAAAGGTACTGGCAGATGTAGGTCTGGTAGGATTTCCAAATGCCGGAAAATCAAGTCTTTTGGCTAGTATTACAGCAGCAAAACCTGAAATAGCCAATTATCCGTTTACTACTTTAGTCCCCAATCTAGGGATAGTCAAATACAGAGACCACAGATCATTTGTCATGGCAGACATTCCGGGTATCATCGAGAATGCACATCTTGGGAAAGGTCTGGGACTGCGGTTTCTCAGGCATATCGAAAGAAATGCCGTGCTTTTATTTATGGTACCAATAGACACTGAAGATATTTCAAAAGAATACCACATCTTATTGAATGAGCTAAAGATGTATAATCCTGATCTGGTAGACAAACCTAAAATACTTGCTATAACTAAATGTGACATCACCGACGAAGAATATCTGGAACTGATCAGACCGGAAATAATGGTGGATATTCCGTTTTGCTTCATATCTTCAGTGTCACAAAAAGGATTGACAGAACTTAAAGACGCTTTGTGGAAGATGATGAATGAGTAG
- a CDS encoding aspartate carbamoyltransferase catalytic subunit, with translation MQTQLSTKHLLGIKYITKEDIELIFSIADEFKDVINRPIKKVPSLRDVTIANIFFENSTRTRISFELAERRLSADVVNFAASSSSVSKGETLLDTVNNILAMKVDMVVMRHPAPGAHHFLAKHIDANIINAGDGTHEHPTQALLDAYSIKEKLGAVEGKNIVIVGDIFHSRVALSNIFCLKKLGANVKVCGPATLIPRYITSLGVEVEYDIRKALQWCDVANVLRIQLERQDIKYIPSLREYSLYYGINNALLQEINKDIVIMHPGPINRGVELTSDVADSGKSIILDQVENGVAIRMAVLYLLAGKK, from the coding sequence ATGCAAACCCAACTCAGTACAAAACATCTTTTAGGAATAAAATATATTACAAAAGAGGATATTGAGTTGATTTTCAGTATAGCAGATGAGTTTAAGGATGTCATCAACAGACCAATCAAAAAAGTGCCTTCATTGCGTGATGTCACTATTGCAAACATTTTTTTTGAAAACTCTACAAGGACCAGGATTTCATTTGAATTGGCTGAAAGACGACTCTCCGCAGACGTGGTGAATTTTGCAGCTTCATCTTCTTCTGTCAGCAAAGGAGAGACCTTGCTCGATACCGTAAACAATATACTGGCCATGAAAGTGGATATGGTGGTCATGCGTCATCCCGCTCCCGGAGCGCACCATTTTCTGGCAAAACATATCGATGCCAATATCATCAATGCCGGTGATGGTACCCACGAACATCCGACACAGGCACTACTTGATGCTTACTCCATCAAAGAAAAGCTGGGTGCTGTGGAAGGGAAAAATATTGTCATCGTTGGAGATATTTTTCATAGCAGAGTGGCCTTGAGTAACATCTTTTGCCTAAAAAAATTGGGCGCCAATGTTAAAGTTTGTGGTCCGGCTACTCTTATACCCAGATATATCACTTCACTCGGCGTGGAGGTAGAATATGACATCCGAAAAGCCCTGCAATGGTGCGATGTTGCCAACGTACTAAGAATCCAGCTTGAACGACAAGATATAAAATACATACCATCGCTGCGAGAATACTCCCTGTACTATGGAATCAACAATGCATTACTCCAGGAGATCAATAAGGATATTGTGATCATGCATCCGGGACCTATCAACAGAGGTGTGGAACTGACCAGTGACGTAGCGGACTCAGGTAAGTCCATCATCCTTGATCAGGTAGAAAATGGTGTAGCCATACGCATGGCAGTTTTATATTTGTTGGCAGGGAAAAAGTAA
- the pyrR gene encoding bifunctional pyr operon transcriptional regulator/uracil phosphoribosyltransferase PyrR encodes MHEGRVILTSERIQLTIQRLCHHILENHPDTTNLCIVGIQERGVLLAEKIRQQLVLMLGGQHFKYGMLDITFYRDDFRRRDTPIRASATDISFTIENRDIILIDDVLYTGRTVHAAIAAIQDLGRPRKIEMLCMVDRRFNRHFPIKADYLGIAVDAVEEAYVRVRWKEKDGEDAVLLFAGKDQ; translated from the coding sequence ATGCATGAAGGAAGAGTCATATTAACATCAGAGAGAATTCAACTTACAATTCAGAGATTGTGTCATCACATTCTTGAAAACCATCCTGACACAACAAATCTGTGTATCGTGGGTATCCAGGAAAGAGGTGTTCTACTGGCAGAAAAGATAAGACAGCAGCTTGTCCTGATGTTGGGAGGACAGCATTTCAAATATGGCATGCTGGATATTACCTTTTACAGGGATGATTTCAGAAGGAGGGATACACCGATCAGGGCTTCAGCCACAGATATTTCATTTACTATAGAAAATAGGGATATCATTCTGATAGATGACGTTTTATACACCGGTAGGACGGTACATGCGGCAATAGCTGCAATACAGGATCTTGGAAGACCCAGAAAGATCGAAATGTTGTGCATGGTGGATAGACGTTTCAACAGACATTTTCCTATCAAAGCTGATTATCTCGGCATAGCAGTAGATGCTGTAGAAGAAGCTTACGTCAGGGTAAGGTGGAAAGAAAAAGATGGGGAAGATGCTGTTTTACTCTTTGCAGGCAAAGACCAATGA
- a CDS encoding outer membrane beta-barrel protein produces the protein MKNLLTIAIAMMVSFAGKSQFYVSGGAGYTLGMPEQILGINTVQTSATATSTTNNYGTYGAGTNLRLNLGYFFNDKLGVDLGFAYLMGKQQDVTTFTYAAANASSYQKATSTAIGFAPALVYKLNKGLYGRIGIATKVGGKVDVDIYGKQPFAAAPTTAYTETKAKAEIHGQPPFGFIGALGYEISLGKLGIFAEAEYLGINVKRKSLTMNEFDTSVYQNNGTLIQAGAATLEKLPPGNFKEVTYKESATSTSGAEQLALVSPYSSLGINIGVKFSFE, from the coding sequence ATGAAAAATTTATTAACTATTGCCATTGCAATGATGGTGTCATTTGCGGGCAAGTCACAATTCTACGTTTCAGGAGGTGCAGGGTATACTTTGGGCATGCCTGAACAAATCCTAGGTATCAACACCGTACAGACTTCAGCGACAGCTACTTCTACCACAAATAATTACGGCACTTATGGTGCAGGGACAAATTTGCGATTGAATTTAGGTTATTTTTTCAATGACAAGCTTGGGGTGGATTTAGGTTTTGCCTATCTCATGGGCAAACAACAAGACGTAACTACATTTACTTATGCTGCTGCAAATGCTTCATCATACCAAAAAGCGACTTCTACCGCTATTGGATTTGCTCCGGCACTTGTTTATAAACTAAATAAAGGATTGTATGGCAGAATTGGTATTGCGACAAAAGTAGGTGGAAAAGTGGATGTCGATATATATGGAAAACAACCATTTGCTGCTGCACCAACCACTGCATACACAGAGACAAAGGCAAAAGCTGAAATTCATGGCCAACCGCCTTTTGGTTTCATAGGAGCTTTAGGATATGAGATAAGTCTTGGAAAACTTGGAATTTTTGCAGAAGCTGAATATCTCGGCATCAATGTAAAAAGAAAATCACTGACGATGAACGAATTTGACACAAGTGTGTATCAAAATAATGGAACACTTATACAGGCCGGAGCAGCCACTCTTGAAAAATTGCCTCCAGGTAACTTTAAAGAAGTAACTTATAAAGAAAGTGCGACATCAACATCAGGAGCAGAGCAATTGGCTCTAGTGAGTCCATATTCATCACTTGGTATCAATATCGGTGTAAAATTCTCATTTGAATAA
- the mutS gene encoding DNA mismatch repair protein MutS — protein sequence MSKVTPLMSQYFKLKAKHPDAILLYRVGDFYETFAEDAIKVSEILGIVLTKRNNGGNDIELAGFPYHSLDTYLPKLVRAGHRVAICEQLEKPSKEKKIVDRGVTDVVTPGVTTDDTILDRKSNNFLASIYFTTKNELGVAFLDISTGEFLVSEGNSATIEKLIDGFSPSEIIFSKAFLKDYTKTFGERYYYYGIEEWVYMPDYTRTKLLNKFDVSNLKGFGIEELPLAQVAAGAVIHYLNATQNEKTAHISGITRIQSEHFVWLDRFTIKNLELLKSAHDSGSSLAHVMDKTVTPMGARLLRNWILLPLLSVDRIQARLDMVSYFYEKYFDRDALTDLLRLTGDIARIASKLAMEKISPRELLQLKKSLDLLPDILAILKNSENEHLILLADKLNLCAKLKEDIGKTISEEAPAIVSKGNVIRSGHHEELDDLRNVIRNSKELLLEIQVTEAERTGISSLKIGFNNVFGYYLEVTNKYKDHEKIPASWVRKQTLANAERYISEDLKKLETKILTAEEKISDLEEKLYHDLVLKATEYIDALQQNAKNVAILDCILSFATIAEKFGYTKPEVDESYEIVLKGARHPVIERQLPLGHDYVPNDIHLDSTDTQIMMITGPNMSGKSAVLRQTALIVLMAQMGSYVPASSAKTGIVDKIFTRVGASDNISSGESTFMLEMNETASIMNNISARSLILLDEIGRGTSTYDGISIAWSLAEFLHNGRVTPKTLFATHYHELNELAEKYPRIKNYNVTTKEIGNKVIFLRKLVEGGCEHSFGIHVAAMAGMPREIISRAMEILEDLEQKRIENPATDSNLRTNAKNIMPNNFQLSLFETVDPVVGQMKELIKSLDLNTMTPIECMLKLHELKKLNES from the coding sequence ATGAGTAAAGTGACGCCACTGATGTCACAATACTTTAAGTTGAAAGCCAAACATCCCGATGCTATATTATTGTATAGGGTAGGGGACTTTTATGAAACCTTTGCAGAAGACGCTATCAAAGTATCTGAAATACTGGGTATAGTGCTTACGAAACGAAACAATGGAGGCAATGATATCGAGTTGGCAGGATTTCCATATCATTCACTGGATACATATCTGCCCAAACTTGTCAGGGCCGGCCATCGGGTTGCCATATGCGAACAATTGGAAAAACCCAGTAAAGAGAAAAAAATTGTAGATCGTGGAGTTACAGATGTGGTGACCCCAGGAGTGACTACAGACGATACCATCCTTGACAGGAAATCCAACAATTTTCTGGCATCCATTTATTTTACTACAAAAAATGAGTTGGGTGTTGCGTTCCTGGATATTTCGACGGGCGAATTTTTAGTTTCAGAGGGCAATTCGGCCACTATTGAGAAGCTGATTGATGGGTTCAGTCCTTCAGAAATTATATTTTCGAAAGCATTTCTGAAGGATTATACAAAAACATTTGGCGAGAGATACTACTACTATGGCATCGAAGAATGGGTGTACATGCCCGACTACACCCGGACAAAATTACTCAATAAATTCGATGTTTCTAATCTAAAAGGATTTGGGATAGAAGAGCTTCCATTAGCACAAGTAGCGGCTGGTGCTGTCATTCATTATCTCAATGCTACACAAAATGAAAAGACAGCGCACATATCAGGTATCACGAGGATTCAGTCAGAACACTTTGTTTGGTTGGACAGATTTACTATCAAAAATCTTGAGCTGCTCAAGAGTGCGCATGATTCCGGGAGTTCGCTGGCACATGTTATGGACAAAACTGTGACACCCATGGGAGCGAGACTTCTACGCAACTGGATACTGTTACCATTATTGTCTGTAGACAGGATTCAAGCCAGATTGGACATGGTGTCTTATTTTTATGAAAAGTATTTTGACAGGGATGCTCTCACTGACCTTCTACGCCTGACCGGAGATATCGCCAGGATCGCTTCAAAACTGGCTATGGAAAAGATATCACCGCGCGAGCTCCTCCAACTAAAAAAATCACTCGACCTGCTGCCTGATATTCTGGCAATATTGAAAAATAGTGAAAATGAACATTTGATATTGCTGGCAGATAAACTCAATCTGTGCGCTAAGCTGAAAGAAGACATAGGAAAAACCATCAGCGAAGAAGCACCGGCAATTGTGTCTAAAGGTAACGTCATCAGGTCGGGACATCATGAGGAGCTTGATGACCTACGCAATGTCATACGCAACAGCAAGGAACTGCTATTAGAAATACAAGTTACTGAGGCTGAGAGAACGGGTATTTCCAGCCTGAAAATCGGGTTTAATAATGTATTCGGATATTATCTGGAAGTGACAAATAAATATAAGGATCATGAAAAAATTCCTGCTTCCTGGGTCAGAAAACAAACTTTGGCCAATGCCGAAAGATACATTTCTGAAGACCTCAAAAAGCTTGAAACAAAAATCCTGACTGCCGAAGAAAAAATCAGCGATCTGGAAGAAAAATTGTATCATGACCTTGTCCTGAAAGCCACAGAATATATCGATGCTCTCCAGCAGAATGCAAAGAATGTAGCCATTTTGGATTGTATTTTATCCTTTGCCACGATAGCAGAAAAATTTGGATATACAAAACCTGAAGTGGATGAGAGTTACGAAATTGTCCTGAAAGGCGCACGCCATCCCGTCATCGAGCGACAGCTACCACTTGGACATGATTATGTGCCCAACGATATTCATCTGGATAGTACGGATACACAAATCATGATGATCACTGGTCCGAATATGTCCGGTAAGTCCGCCGTGCTGCGGCAGACTGCTTTGATCGTACTGATGGCACAGATGGGTTCATATGTACCCGCATCATCTGCCAAAACAGGTATAGTAGATAAAATATTTACCAGGGTCGGAGCAAGTGATAATATATCGAGTGGTGAGTCAACATTTATGCTCGAAATGAATGAAACGGCAAGCATCATGAATAATATTTCGGCCAGAAGTCTCATTCTCCTTGATGAAATAGGGCGTGGGACATCTACCTACGATGGCATCTCCATCGCATGGTCATTGGCTGAATTTCTGCATAATGGAAGGGTTACTCCAAAGACGCTTTTTGCCACTCATTATCACGAATTGAATGAACTTGCTGAGAAGTATCCCAGAATTAAGAACTATAATGTGACCACCAAAGAAATAGGTAACAAAGTGATATTTCTCCGAAAACTTGTAGAAGGAGGTTGTGAACATTCATTTGGTATACACGTAGCAGCGATGGCAGGTATGCCAAGGGAGATCATATCCAGGGCTATGGAAATACTGGAGGATCTGGAACAAAAAAGAATCGAAAATCCCGCAACAGACTCCAACCTGCGTACCAATGCAAAAAACATCATGCCCAATAATTTTCAGTTGAGTCTATTTGAGACGGTAGACCCTGTAGTAGGACAAATGAAAGAATTGATAAAATCACTTGACCTCAACACGATGACACCCATAGAGTGTATGCTGAAACTGCATGAGTTAAAAAAGCTTAATGAATCCTAA